In Micromonospora ferruginea, the sequence CTCGGCGATCCGCCGGTACGGCACCAGCACCGCCTCGTCGCCGACGTTGTAGCGCAGCCGGGGTTGCAGCACGTCCGGGCTGCCCACGGTGCAGACCAGCTCCCGCCGCTCGTTGGTTTCCAACCAGGTCGCGAACGGGTTGTACTGGAACACCATCGGCAGCCGCTGCTCACCGGCGCCGAGCAGTTCCGCGCGCAGCGCGGCGTCGGTGCGCAGCCGCCGCCGCAGCCACACCGTGAACCGGGTCTCCGCGCCGATGCCGATGGTCAGGTCCGACGCCCCGTACGCCGAGCGCACCCGGACGAACCGCTGCTCCAGGTAGTCGCGCAGCGCCTCGGTCATCCCCTCGCCGCCGCAGCTACCGAAGATGCGGTAGCGCGACCAGGGGAAGTCCTCGGCGTCCAGCCGGTCCCGCAGGTGCTTGAGGAACGGCGGGTACGCGGTGACGAGGTAGTCGAAGTCCGGCCCGAACTCGCGCAACGTGTCGATGATCTTGCCGAGGTCCGGGCCGGTGTTCTTCACCACCGCGATCCGGGCCATCGCCGCGCCGGTCGTGGTCCCGGTCGCCCAGGCACCCATCGAGTAGGCGTTGATCACGAACGGCCGACGCATCGGGAACGCCAGGCCGGTGTAGCCGACGATGTCCCGGTGCACCGCCCGCAGCTCCCGCTCGCCGCGCGGCCAGTTGAACGGCCGGCCGGACGAACCGGCCGACTCGTCCACCACCACCCCGCGCTCCGGCAGCCGCCCCCGCCAGCACCGCGCGGCGGCGTCGTGGCCCACCACGTACCCGAGCTTGTCGGTCTCCGGGAAGTCCCGCAGCCGGCGGCGGACGCCCACCGGGCGGGCCCGCAGGAACGATCGGTAGGCCGGCACCCGCCGGGCCGCACGGACGCACACCGACCGCGCGTTCG encodes:
- a CDS encoding phenylacetate--CoA ligase family protein, encoding MAETLHRPAALRTVEMSLPGEEAAGRTVAALVRLVGRHPAGWRWLARRHHPVLDRLAEANARSVCVRAARRVPAYRSFLRARPVGVRRRLRDFPETDKLGYVVGHDAAARCWRGRLPERGVVVDESAGSSGRPFNWPRGERELRAVHRDIVGYTGLAFPMRRPFVINAYSMGAWATGTTTGAAMARIAVVKNTGPDLGKIIDTLREFGPDFDYLVTAYPPFLKHLRDRLDAEDFPWSRYRIFGSCGGEGMTEALRDYLEQRFVRVRSAYGASDLTIGIGAETRFTVWLRRRLRTDAALRAELLGAGEQRLPMVFQYNPFATWLETNERRELVCTVGSPDVLQPRLRYNVGDEAVLVPYRRIAELAADDPVRAAEFRTAVADERMTLPVLLLFGRRDSTVSYLGANLYPQDVEYGLYSGNPHAAAISRFCLALVEDEALETRPVIHVELRGPLAAADRAALATACRDGVRRHLTSVSRDFAQSLVEDPTAGDLRVELHDPGTGPFAGPQKIKNAYLVR